ATCTACCTTCTGGACTCACAGTTTATTCACTTCTAAGTAATTGCCACCAACATTTTACAAGAAAGATACTCACCTTTCATTGATCATCTGAACTGTAGTATTCTTTACTGATAAAAGTCTCCAAGTCCTCACTCTTGAGATGGGCATCTGCAGATATTGAACTTTGGTTGCTAACTTTTGTTAAGTGCATTTGCTTGATAATTCTTTGATTAGTGCATATTATATATACTTTGTAAACACCTTACCGTGATATATTTTCTCTGAAACTCTAATTTTTCAGATTCAGGTATTACGGAGAACACCAGCACAAAAAAGTTGGACCAAGCAGAAAGTTGCCTGTCCTCCAGAAACTCTGACAGGGAAGCAGTTCAGAAAGGACAGGACATACATGCATATTCACCAGAAAGCAGTTCTTATGGATGGAACGATATCAACAGGCATATGTCTCCTGGATCCCAGGTATTGATGTGTGATGAGCATGATGCTGTTCTCCAGTCGTCAAGAGCTGAAGATGCAATTCGCTCAACCATGATACAGAACTTGCCAAACATTTTCATAGGGCAAGAGAGGCGTGTACTGACCAGTTTCCGCGACTGCCTCTGTAAGCTCGCAAACTGTGGCAGAGTGCAAGGTTAGTCTTGCACACATAATGACCTAAGCTACTGAAGCATTATGTATTTTGTTTTACTATCTTTCCATCTTCGGTATTTGATATGGCAAATAGTATGGAAATAAATGCCTTTTCTTTCAACAGGAGAGAAGCTATCttctatgggggtgtttggttccctttgcttatttttatcacgtgtcacatcaaatgtttaggtattaattaggagtattaaacgtagactatttacaaaatccattatataagtggaggctatcGGCGAAACGAACCTGAGCGAATCTCATGACGTAATTAATCGCATCattattgtcaaatcatggactaattaggcgtaatagattcgtctcgccgtttagcctccacttatattatgtgttttgtaaataatctacgtttaatactcctaattagtactaaacattcgatgtgacgggtgaaccaaaccaggcctataTCGACCAAGCGCCGTTCTAATTAGGTGCtaggctgctgcagctgcagccgcagccAGCCCACCGAACGAGCTCGCGCATCACCTCCTCCATAAGAACGGTTGGAGGGATATCCAGGAGCAGGCAAATGAATGAATGATTCCTCCATCCTCCTGTAACTATTAGTGACGCTTGACTTTCCATTCCGTGGAGAAGTCTCGGAAAGGTTCCCAAATTGAACAGCAAGGTCGAGCAAGCATTGCATTTCACGAGAATGGCGTCGACAAACAAAGACTAAGTACTAACCCTACAGAGTACCGTTGGTTCTAGCATAATTTAATCCATGATTCTGATATGTGAAAATGGCGTTCGTTTCAGGAGAATCTGGTCTGTGCTGAACGGTTCCTAGACGTATGCTAGATGCTAGTAAAAACGTTTTCTTAGTCCTGTACATTCTTGAGTTGTGCCTCTGTAATATAAATAGTTTGCCTAGACATGCGTGGATCTGTTCTCCTATATCTGAAGCCCATGTAATCATATCGCCTGGTTGTCCTACTACTAATTAATCCATGGAAAATGGTCAACACGGAACCGCGGGAAAAATTCTCTCTTGTGAGGACAATGTTGTAAAATCGTGAAGTCTTTGTGACAAGGGCGGATGCCTTTggtctttcaaaaaaagaagagcTGGTGCCTTTCTCTAGTCTTTTTCCGGCATTCGAGTGCATCGAGAAGGGTAGTTTGGGAACCATGAACTTTTCATCTGGTCATTTCTCCTATAGATGTAAAAGTTGTACCAGCCTTTCACTTTGTACCCTCCAGCTCCAATCCTCCATGGTGGCTTGCTGGCCTTTGCGTGTGCTCCTACAGTAGGATACGCACATGGCTGGTCGCCCAACGCCTGGACAGCAAACGAAAGAGGTATTTACTGCGGTTCCCGAAAAGGTTAACTAGCAAAGTAACTGCCACCGACGTTTTACAAGGAAATACGAACTCTCGAAATTCTTGTTTCTGTAATACTGAAGTTTCAAATTTCGAAGAACCAGCAAACAACCTAAACCTGAGCGAGAGGTTATGGACATGCCAgactagaaaataaaaatgataaGTGGGCGCATATCCACAAACCGACCTTAGCTCAGTTGGTAGAGCGGAGGACTGTAGTGTAGGCAGATAAATCCTTAGGTCGCTGGTTCGAATCCGGCAGGTCGGATGTATTTGTTTTGATTTATTTTTCCTGTATTTGTCTTTCTTGATCTTCCGGACTCTAGTCTGCATGGCAAATAGTTTTAAAAAGCTTTGTAGAAAAGCAAAtttcattagcaaatatttttgCGCAGCAGGGTGGTTTTGGTGAAAAATGGTCTTAAAACGTTTTTGCAGGAAAAAAGAGAAGATGCATGTGACCCAgtatattttttgtttgttaTTGTTTCATTCTTTGCAACAGGCTACTTTTGATGTTGCTTATTTGCCATTGCGAAAAAGGGTAATTGTAATATATCATGAttatctttcaaaaaaatatatcagGATTACACAGTGCTATCTTGGTTTACAAAATAGATGAGTACTTTGACTTTAACAATGCATGCTTTGACAAAATAATTTTCCCCTTGAATTTTAGTTAATTAATGCAGTAGATTGCATTGTCATCAGATTGCTACATCAAAAATACTTTAAAAACATCGTAGATTTAGTTTATCCTcatttatttttggaaaaaaaaatccacggCCAGACTTTAAACAATAAAGTCAAAAGTTACAGTTGTTATATTTGTAAAAGGAGGGAGTAATATACATTTTACTAGCAATCAAAATGTTAAGCAACTCATTTAACAACTTTTCAACATGTAAAAAGACTCCCCGGCTACTGTGACATGTTCTCTGAATGTTCGACTTGCTATGCTAGTTCCCATTTGAATTATTCAGACTTTTATTTCCCATGTAATTGAGCTGCTATATGCCTACAAGAGCCCATCTGAGTTAatcatttccttttttaaaaaaaagacttATTAAATGTATTTTTCCTCCATGTACCCAATGTTTTTTTAGTTCTGATAACTGAATACTGCTAAATTCACACAAGAACAGGAAAGCCAACTCAAAATAATTGATTCTTATTGCTCATCTCCAACCAACAACTGAAGCATGCACAACCACCACCGGAACCTCCCAGCACAACCAACAAATCCTTGCTTTCTTGCTGGTAAGACGGCAGTTTCTTATCATGCCCAGCATTTCTTTGCTCTAGTTCTACCTCTACTCCTAACTCTCTCTAATCTCTATGGAAGCCAAACCATAATTACAATGATATTGGTAGCTAAAATCGCTCAACGGTTGGCTTCTATTCCACTTAAGTCCTACTGCCGACGCAGTCACCCAGCTTATGATGGTGGGAAGAACCGGTTGAGGTTGAATGGCAGGTTGTAGAACTCCTCATTCCGGCTGTCACCGCGGAACGTCCTGAACCTCGCCCACCAAGGCATCCCGCGGTCCTTCGCCCTGTTTCTCACCTCCAACGTGTTGTCGAGGATCACCGAGATGATGAATCCTACGGTTGGGGGTGAGGAAAAGATGGTGTTGATGAGGTCATTGAACTGCACATTGCACAGAACAGTTTAGTTCAGTTCAGAAAAGTTTTCTGCGTCCATTCATTTTCAGCTTATACAAGGTATTTACAGCGAGCAGAAAAGGGCTACATAGTACATACCCATCCGGCTCTTGTGTGTGCTGGGCTATGCTGAGCGCTTATTGTAAACTGGAAGAAGTACTCTGGGATGGAGATGCCAAGGAAGAGTGAGATGCCTATGATGAAGAGGTTGCGCATCGAGTTCATGTTTGTGAACTGCATAAAGGAGAGCCCCACAGCACctgaaaacaaaagagaaaacaGAGGCCTTAGAGAGATAAAATCTTGTGAAATAGCAAAACCAATAACAAATTATTAACAGAAGAGAGAAGTTTTCTTTTGACATCTGAAACTGAAAGTTCGTACCGACATAGCCAAACAACACGCAATATATGGCGGCAAACAGTGTGAATGGGATCGATGCGAAGAGCGCTCCAAATCGCCCTGAAATTATGAAATGTGTTCAGAACCAGAGAAAGATTGGTGAGTATATTGAcctatattgaaaaaaatattctacctaggatggagaagaagatcaTGAAACCAGCAGAGATCTGGATCACTCTTCTGCTACCAATCCTGGTTGATCCTAGGAGACCGACATTCTCCCTGTTTTGGGCAAAGTAACATACATGAAGTTAGGCCTGGCATGACACTTGATAAAGATCTGAAAGCAAACTTGGTGTGACAGATTAACACACTTACACAGAGACTGTAGAGCCGCTCACAGTACCAAATAGACCGTCGAATAGCAGACCAATTCCCTGAATTTTCACATAAATCAGCAGAAAGAGGAGAAACCAAAAATCATCTTCTCAATAGAGGAATCACCAAATTTCTCATTGTTTCCTAGTGTGTGACATTAACTGACCTGCCATCCAATGCCCCTACTCAGGACaaacggtggtggtggcgtcgCACTTGCCAACCGGGCAGCAGCCATAAATGCTCCAGTAGACTGCAATGTTCAAAATATCGTCAGACAAATCAGATCAGCATAATGTTAACTAACTGCATTGTGTAGCTACAATAAATCACATAGTAGTAATGGAACCTTACCTCTATTAAGGACACCAGCACGGCAGACATCATACCGAATGAATGATCTGCACTGAACGTCGGTGCACCCCATTGCAGTGGGTATGGAATACTGATCCTGAAGAATATTTTTGATCAAGTTATTTTGAAGTGTGAAATAGTGAGAGGAAAACGGAGCACTGGTTAAGGCATTACTAATCTACTGACCATGGTGCAGTTGTGATGAGATTGGCACGGTTGGTGTGGCAATTGACCTGGGTGAGCAGCGAGCTATGTTTGTATGCCCCGCTCACAGTGAGGATGTGGGCATATACCCAGACAAGTGCAATGGAGATGAGCACCGAGAACCTCTCCAAAATCGGAAAATGGCGCACTGGCACATGCTTCAGATATTGGGAAAGTGTCACAAATAGGACGAGCATCGGAAGACCAATCTCCACGCATTTTCCAATCTAAGAACAACAACTCGATTGATTAGCATTAGGGATGAGAAACTGATGATACAGTATAGAAAGAATACAGTTAAAATGCTCAAGTATGCTAGACATTAATTCAAATGGTTCTAATGAAGTTGTTGAAAGATCCCATGTAAATATAAATGGTTCTAATGAAGTTTTTGAAAGATCCCATGTAGGAAGCATATATTCTGACAGTACAAGCAACATATTACCGATAATGAGCATATAAATTTTCAGGAAAAATAACAATTCAACAAAGTGATAACATTTGTAGATTTTACCACTGGGAATCCTCTCTCAAAAAGGCCAAGCCCCGCCAGTGCAATCACTGGAACCATCCCAAGTGGGCTGAAGAACCTGCAGCATGGACATCAAACAACATTTAGATCCTTATCGTCAATCTGAAGGTTTCAGGCATTTGCCATTACTTTTGGCTAATTTGCACCCATGGATTACTATATTTCCATATTGCCTTTTCCCGAAAGTGATGCCCACTTCTCAAACCAAGAAAGCATAGTGGATCATCAAAGGACCCAGGGCAAGTATAAAGAATAAACAGGATATAACCTACTGATTGATCATGTGCCCCTATTGTCAACACATGTCATGCCAAAAGTTGCACATACAAAAAAAGGACTGTTAAAAGCTCCCTTAATTGACCAAAACACTTCTCAGTTTAATGAGCACTTGCCCATACAAGTCAAGAAACACTAAATGACACGGTCAAGGAATATTTGAACAATTGGATCACATGAAAATTCAATTTGAACTGGAGGGACGTGTCTGTACCTGGAGCATACCCCCCATAACTGGCTGTAGCCAAGTATTATTTGAATGCAGGAGGATATTATCAGGGCCCCCTGTATGGCTCTCATTGTCATTTTGAACCTCTGCAAGAAGAGAAAACATGTtagttgtgggcttgtggcatTGAGATGAATTGTAATATACTGATTAGCTGAAAGGGCAAAATTGTTTCATGCTTACTGTATGGTCATCAGCAATTTGCATCAGTGAGGGGTCACTGATTATTGATATGACCGGGATTATGAATGCATATGACCCACCGATGATGGTAGGTAGACGAGTTCCAAACAGAGTTTGGAGCATTGTATTTATCCCAGTCACAAACAGCACTGTCTGTACCACCAATGCCTTGTCATGCTGGaagtaaacaaacaaacatGTACCAATCAGGATGGACTCTATCACTAAAATAGTAGATAAAAAGATCATAATCCAAAAGGATGAATTCTGTATACACGCAAGGGATGAAATAGTGTGAGCACATTTTCATGGCACAAGATAGATATATCTTTAAACATAAAAGATGCTAGATGGAACAAGAGACAAAATTCTTTATTAGTTTCAAACAACAGGGGAAACAGAGCTGTTAGTTCTGTAACAATAAACTCAACCAGGAAAGCGCTAAACTACATATCAAATGAAAATAACATGAGTCATGCTGACTTCAAAGACAATGCTCTCTGTGCTTGTAACTGACATGGCCAGTGTAGAATCAGATCTGAATATTGAATTCTAACATTTTGTTTCAAGATACAGCAAACGACATAAGGCAATCAGGCACGACATGAGATCATCTATAGGCAACAACGATATTAAACCGTGAAGGGATTCTTACGGCATTTCCTCCCATGAGGGGAACCAGCATGGTGGGGATCATCACTGCCGTCCCAAGGCAAAGGATGAAATGCTGGAAGCCCAGCACAACAGCCCCTCCTGCGCCATACAGGAAACACACAGATTAGTGCCAGAAAGACAGAACACAGTTAGATGAATGAATCCTACAAGCCTAGGCACTTGAGTAGTACTAGTTACCCCAGGATGGATTGGAGTCTATGCAGTACTCCATTCCTAGCAGCTGGTCCATGGGTGGGTGGCTCATCTCCTCTGGCTTCATGTCAGTCATCTCCATGGGAGGCCCTTCCCCTGCTTTGCCAAAGATGACGAAAAGGAAAACAGCCTCAGGATTTATTCCGTAGGGCAGTTTAGTGAGGTAGGACAGCAGTAAAGTTGCAAGTAAGCTTTAGTGAGCTTTATGGTCCTAGAGCATCAGATGCCACAGGAATTCATTCCCCAGAGAAATAAAGGCCCATTCTTTTTCCACAAAGCTGCGGGAACTTTCAGATGTACAACAATCTGGAAGGGTTGCAAAACAATCCTAATACCTCTCTAAACATGGAATTAGAATTGCGAAAATATGTTTAACGAACGATCAAGAACTTGATGAGCCTGAGCACAACAGAACGGACACTAAATCCACAACGACGGGGAACTTATCAACACGTAACCAACCAAGGGACCGAGAAAAGAACAGCACAAAATGCTCACCAAATCCCGTTGAGAAATGCTACAGAATGCGCTAAGAAATCCCCAAAAGCAGCTGGGCCGAAATCGCCTTTGAGAGCGCTCCTGAATGCTGCGAAATGCCCTCAGATCCACTATGATTCGAAGCAAAACCCAGGACGGGGCTGGATTTATAGGCCTCGGGTAACGGAAACCGCTAATCTTTTGCTGCCAAAATTTTGCAAAGATTTAGAGCGTATGCAAGGGGTTTAGGGGAGGGAGCGTCTGCTTCCGTGCGGAGCGAAGAAGAGGAAAGCTGGGGGCAAAAGAGGGATTACAAAGCTGGGGCATAGGAGAGGGGAGAGAAGGGAGCGGTTGTACATATGGATTGTTTTGTTGTTTGCATGCACTTCATTTCATCGCTCTGCCCGCTGTCTCTCATATTAACGCAGTGGCTTCTCTCTCCTCTGCATAGGTAGGGAATAAATTGGACAGAATGCTTTCCTTGCCACGGCAGAGACTGCATGCGTCGGTAGGATTGCAGGCGGGGCGGGTTCTTATACGAGGCCGCGAACCCGCCCCGCAATATTGCTCTTTGCGATCTATGCGGCCCAGCAGCAAATTGTTTGCGGCCCACCCTTACCCGCATCACCAAAGCCACTGGACAAAATCAGAATCCCGCAGGAACCCGCAAAGCTCTCAAACCTAGCActccgcccctctcctcctcgcgcAGCCACCGCCCCTCTCCTTATCCTCACACAACTCGCTCTACCCTGCACACCCTGTTGCCGCTAGCCCACCCCGGTCGCGGGCTCGCCGTTCCCATAGCGCCGGCCACACCGCGCAGGTCGTCTCCACCCCTTCTCGTTGGGCAGCATCTGTTGgaatatatgggcttggcccaaatatttattcaattaaaagaattaaaatcCCACTAATAAATACTAGAGAGGTAAGTGCTTAGTACGGGGATTTGAAGATGATCTTTACTAACTTAAATGGTGGAGTTTGAGTACACCTATTGCGAAGTCAATAAAAGAGATTGGCGTGCTACATGCGTGTGCGCTCGCTCGCCGAGCCGGGGCGTgctgagccgagccgagccgaccGAAGCGACGTGATGCGGTGCGTGAACCTTTTGCCAATAATCAGAGTCATCAATTGAGAGTATTCATTCCAGTAAAAGGTCATCAGAGTCATCAATTGAGAGTATTCATTCAAGTAACGGCTAAGGAATAAACTCTGGAATATTCCAACGGTTACTGGTTTGATTGCTGCTTGATTGTGTTTGATGATAAGGCTGAATCGCACGTGTCCAGGTTCATCCCCCCCTCCCTCACCGCTCGGCTATATAaggttcccttcctcctcctcccagacTCGCACCAAGTAACTCTGGAATATTCCAACGGTTACTGGTTTGATTGCTGCGATTGATTGCCGTGAATTGATTGTGTTTGATGACAGGGCTGAATACCAGGCATCCAGGTTCATCCCCCTTCCCTCACCACTCGGCTATATAAGGcttcctttctcctcctcctagACTCGCACCAAGTATTCCTTTCAGGAGACTTCTCCCTTCTCCCTCTGTATTCTGCTGCACATCTTTGCATTCCCATCGCCAGGCACTGCACACACAAGTTCTGGCGAGAGCACAGCCTCCGGAACCTTGCCTTCTGCCAGAGATCCTGCTCGGGATAGGCGGGCGATAAGGTTTTTGGGGAGCATTTAATGCgactgctctctctctctctctctctctgttcgTCTGCAACGTCTACGCAACCGCTACAACGTCTACTTCCTGGTGGCTGAGAACCTGTTTGTCTGCAAGCCGCGCTGATCGACTACTTCCTACTACTTCCCGGTGGCCGTTCGAGGGACTGCACTGCATCGATCTCTTCCGGCATCACGTCTGTACGACTACATCGACTGAGACTATCCCACGATTAGTATGACTAATCTAGATGGTAACGGTGCATCCGGTGCCTCCGGCACTGGTCCCGCCCAAGGTACATTCTAAATCATTTGTGCCTATTCTTATTCATGTTTATTAGATATTTAAACTTGAACACTGGCACATGTTATGCTATCACTGAATCACTCAACATATTCATGATAATATTTATgtttaattttgaaattaaaatataCCGAAATATGCCTAGTTTtctaacaatccaaaaaccttattttgTTAATAGGCTTTTGGTATCTAGTTTTGCTACGGATCCATTAAACCAAACGTATTTGATGGTTCCAATTACAAGCTAGCGTGAGAGGCTTACATTGTGGTTGAAAACCATGAACGTTATGCATGTCGTAGCCAGAAAGCTCAAGGGCAGTACCTCGGAGGATCCATGTGCCTTTGATTGTGCTGACAGCTTTTTCCGTGGTGCCATCATAAGCATTCTAGCTGAAAATCTTATTGACACAtaccattattttttgtgtATGCGTCATcttactaacttcgtcttccattcactacaagaaatctgttAATCTGTGATGGACCAAATCCATCACATATCGCTAAAAAACCGTCATAAAGCAGTGTTTGTGATGATTTCAGATAACGTCATGTATTGAGCGTCACAGATTAACGCAGGTGATGtattcatcattttcatcacAGATCAGCACAATCTATGATGTTTTAAAACTGTCACAAACCACCCTTAGGCCCGTGCAACCCAGCCCAGGCCCAATGTTTTGTGACAAAAATAAACGTCACAGATGGTTGCCACGTGGCGGCCAACGTGACTGGTGATGtggataatgatgatgatgtggaaaGCGCCGATGACATGTCTGCTGATGTGTATGCCAACGTGGCTGCTGATGTGTATGCCTATGTGGCTGCTGATGTGTATGCTGACGTAGCTGCTCACGTGGCCACCGACGTGTATTTCAGCCCATAAACATTTCAGCCCATCAAATTTCAACTCACTCAAACAGTCAGCCCATTTATAATAGCAACATTTAAACTCAAAACACATAGCACATTTTTATCCCATTTATCAGAATTACAGCATATTAGATCAGCATCtcataattaaaaaaaaagattcaacaTCTCAGGTGACATTCATAAGCACATCACAAAAGATGATTACATTATGTTTTCATCTTGCATCCACCAAACCTTCTCGTCAATAATCTGCAACCAAATCGGACGTTCAGGTTGTCCAAAACACGGGTAACGTTGAGAAGTCGTGGATCGTCAGCAGGGATTTCTCATTCCtgtatttggaaaaaaaacaaggaaTCATAGACAAAATTAGAATCATGAACAGGTTAATCAAATAGGTTGACAAGTGCGAAACACAAGTGCGAAAGTTGGCATACTAGTTGAGCATCAAGGTATTTAATCAAACAGGTCATGTGTATGCATATCATACTTCATAGGATGTTAAGTGCACAACATCCTAGACTaaattgcctttttttttaagttcacAGTAAAACTGCAGAGGGTTATAGATGCTGATGAAATTACAATGATCACTGTATAGACCCACAGTATGTTAAGTGCATGGTAATGTGAAAGCAGAAGAATGTACTTTTAAAGCACTATGTTATATCTCGATTAGTCAAGGTGAGAATTGAGACTAAGCATCTAGGTGTCATAATCATGTGGGCCTGTGGAGTATAACAATAGTAAACAAGACTGCATTGCAACCAGCAACCAAGGCTATGTTCGGCTGGCTGCAAAGCAGCTAGCTACTGCTGCTACGGCAGAGAGCACACTGCAGCTGCTTGCTCGCTGGAAACCCTTTGCAGCCAGCCGAACACAGCCCAACTTTCTGCGCTATCATCACTATACCTGAAGAAGTCCAAGTGCATTGCACGCTCTGGTAGCTGCACTTGCTGATAATGTTGGGGATGAAAGTGCAAGATAGACTGACACAATTTCCTATTTTTTCTCAAGTAGACAAACATACAAGTGAGACCAAAAGGCTGACTAACAGCTCAATAGAAGAACATATAGTAACAAATCTAACATAGTCGGATCAGCTTAAGAATGAATAGACCAATCATGATTACACTACAAGATATAGTACATTTAACAGGCCCCCAATTTCACAGCAATTGCATCTATCTACAATTACAGAACTCTAGTACTATATATGCAAACATTCACATAGAACTCCAGTACTAAAACATTCACACAGAACTCCAGTACTAATACATTCAACCAATGAAATTTGCTCAAAATATTATACATCAAACAAATTAAACCATTCATACAAGGGGCAGAAAATGTACCATAGCAAACACTACCAAGTCATAAACAGTACACCAGAACTACATGTGCAATCTAAGTGATCAATTAAGGTATTATTGACATCATCAGAAATGAAATGGAGGGAGAGAAATGGTCATATCGGGCTAAGCTTGGTCCTCTTGGATTCTAGCTTCTCCTTCTTTGCCTTGACATATCAACATATCAAACAGTTTATTCTCAAGAGGTCtataaataatttattttcCACTCAACATATCAAACAGTTTATTCTCTTCATCTAAACAGTTTATTACAGCAATTGGGTGAGGAATTCAGATCCTAGGAGCTCCAATCGGGCAGCAATTCGCCGAATACAGATGGATGTGGCGAAGCAGGAGCTCGAAGCAGGAGCTCACCTGACGGATGGAGTCCTCCTTGGTGGGGAACTGCAGGGGACATCGTGCGAAGGTGCAGTCGAGGAAGAGGTAGTTGATGTGGCGGGCGAGAAGGGGCATTAGGGTGCTGAGGTAGTCCAGCGTGAGGCGGCAGTCACCGGTGTGGAGGACGGCACTGAAGGGGCCCTCAAACAGGAACATCATCGAGCAAGGTCGGCAGATCTAGGCAGTGGTTGGCGTCGAAGGCGGGGAGGGGCATGTCATTCACGGGGAGCAAGCACGCCACAGCCAGGCctgcgtcggccgccgccaccgcgacaCCCGCGGTGGATGCCTCGTCAACAGCCATCATCGAGCGAGGTCAGCGGATTGGGGTTCGTGGCGGCTGAATCTAGGTGTGGCGACCGGATCTAGGACCagaggtggggagggaggcgTGGCCGCCGGAGGTGATgagggaaaggagaggaggcaCGACCGTCGGAGCtggcgagggagaggagaggaggcgcggcCGCCGGAGGTAGCGACGGGGCGGCGAAAAGGAGGCGTGGCCGCTGGTGGTAGCGAGCGAGGCGCGGTTGCCGGAGGtgcggagggggcggcggataGGAGGTGGG
The genomic region above belongs to Setaria italica strain Yugu1 chromosome VI, Setaria_italica_v2.0, whole genome shotgun sequence and contains:
- the LOC101764645 gene encoding nucleobase-ascorbate transporter 2 isoform X1, which translates into the protein MEMTDMKPEEMSHPPMDQLLGMEYCIDSNPSWGGAVVLGFQHFILCLGTAVMIPTMLVPLMGGNAHDKALVVQTVLFVTGINTMLQTLFGTRLPTIIGGSYAFIIPVISIISDPSLMQIADDHTRFKMTMRAIQGALIISSCIQIILGYSQLWGVCSRFFSPLGMVPVIALAGLGLFERGFPVIGKCVEIGLPMLVLFVTLSQYLKHVPVRHFPILERFSVLISIALVWVYAHILTVSGAYKHSSLLTQVNCHTNRANLITTAPWISIPYPLQWGAPTFSADHSFGMMSAVLVSLIESTGAFMAAARLASATPPPPFVLSRGIGWQGIGLLFDGLFGTVSGSTVSVENVGLLGSTRIGSRRVIQISAGFMIFFSILGRFGALFASIPFTLFAAIYCVLFGYVGAVGLSFMQFTNMNSMRNLFIIGISLFLGISIPEYFFQFTISAQHSPAHTRAGWFNDLINTIFSSPPTVGFIISVILDNTLEVRNRAKDRGMPWWARFRTFRGDSRNEEFYNLPFNLNRFFPPS
- the LOC101764645 gene encoding nucleobase-ascorbate transporter 2 isoform X2 translates to MEMTDMKPEEMSHPPMDQLLGMEYCIDSNPSWGGAVVLGFQHFILCLGTAVMIPTMLVPLMGGNAHDKALVVQTVLFVTGINTMLQTLFGTRLPTIIGGSYAFIIPVISIISDPSLMQIADDHTRFKMTMRAIQGALIISSCIQIILGYSQLWGVCSRFFSPLGMVPVIALAGLGLFERGFPVIGKCVEIGLPMLVLFVTLSQYLKHVPVRHFPILERFSVLISIALVWVYAHILTVSGAYKHSSLLTQVNCHTNRANLITTAPWISIPYPLQWGAPTFSADHSFGMMSAVLVSLIESTGAFMAAARLASATPPPPFVLSRGIGWQGIGLLFDGLFGTVSGSTVSVENVGLLGSTRIGSRRVIQISAGFMIFFSILGRFGALFASIPFTLFAAIYCVLFGYVGAVGLSFMQFTNMNSMRNLFIIGISLFLGISIPEYFFQFTISAQHSPAHTRAGWDSSSR